Proteins co-encoded in one Lasioglossum baleicum chromosome 14, iyLasBale1, whole genome shotgun sequence genomic window:
- the LOC143215767 gene encoding uncharacterized protein LOC143215767 isoform X2, with translation MQRRERGRSRKDGKGSQNDIKKLRKENEQLRREIWSLRDEYDKLEEILKRQKSREESEEYEIRSDEDDGPQSDYSLEEEEEEEEEEEDEEFDEDKTTQLPGKDLNKAEQLENAENQKISSEKMTSSLHRLHVDFDDLSVVEEEEELKKEKDKVSSEDGQLSKEEKSPFPILKPRHLHENIPFYPATYEPPDLSTSSYYAECPFKFPSTMNLMMTPGMQEMVPSRLQAEPLSTLDQVNDQMVHAPPAGWQSNLTVTQKQMTPFGTVDVAVPSMEAFGRDQQRFATFSTFSAPIQRRHVGMKQQATCMYTATPFEDQMNPEAIIQNGWSFDINSSNPLDQSPGDSKLKDGEEKPKHFFAPLPSKMKRQTAEDSSPTISHFGTGSSSNSGKTESTVVSKSQLMFQKGSADVYVNGAVACEDGVFRHKTEQRTFLSTDNLLVTEDRSNSVNQLTKSMSCQDLSSESQSASISTEARPQIMTQSDNTLDNISDSKPYRSHISVTLKRPSRKQPVSPSTPEVPKLPAMDYRVFNNPFLRTFDPTSSYRDQNNVTRPLSVQVNDDNPRFFRSQTAFHQRGQLGGADVQHRYRPVQAEQNRLLIPSNQLLNGKLVPPAPKHEIQVTSFEKPSPHTLIGPSTSYELSNLRRMTPNPYLQNQNLYQNVPFMSRTGLYPQRGMMYYDNSALKVPVQTQTSIDGDSHHEDEPTYSHEESVPSTPSGQRRKRIIKKEKGPAKNNLSPLAQRRNLKKQISVASSEIPESPGKRQRSRRLSITTTTTSEGQEDKHESRSSSSGQDSPKKDQTRRVSLYFNTKKRPSLASVKTTRSGSVDILKDKDGMLNSERERTTSTSSSRDTPSKSRKASTSSGSVPWCACWGNGCI, from the exons ATGCAGAGAAGAGAAAGGGGACGAAGCAGGAAGGACGGGAAAGGGA GTCAGAACGACATCAAGAAGCTGCGCAAGGAGAACGAGCAACTGCGTAGGGAGATATGGAGCCTTCGGGACGAGTACGACAAACTCGAGGAGATCCTGAAGAGGCAGAAGAGTCGCGAGGAGAGCGAAGAATACGAG ATTCGTTCCGACGAGGATGACGGCCCGCAGTCCGACTATTCCctcgaggaggaggaagaggaggaggaggaggaggaggacgaggagtTCGACGAGGACAAAACCACTCAGCTCCCCGGCAAGGATCTCAATAAAGCTGAACAGCTAGAGAACGCGGAGAACCAGAAAATCTCCTCGGAAAAGATGACCAGCAGCCTGCACCGGCTTCACGTGGACTTCGACGACCTGTCGGTGgtcgaagaggaggaagaattGAAGAAGGAGAAGGACAAAGTGTCTTCGGAGGACGGCCAGCTGTCGAAAGAGGAGAAGAGCCCGTTCCCGATCCTCAAGCCGAGGCATCTACACGAGAATATCCCGTTTTATCCTGCCACGTACGAGCCGCCAGACCTAAGTACCTCCAGCTACTACGCCGAGTGTCCTTTCAAGTTCCCGAGCACCATGAATCTGATGATGACTCCAGGCATGCAGGAGATGGTGCCTTCGCGGTTGCAGGCTGAGCCGTTGTCTACTTTGGACCAAGTGAACGATCAGATGGTGCACGCGCCGCCCGCAGGCTGGCAGAGCAACCTAACAGTTACTCAGAAGCAGATGACACCATTCGGGACGGTTGATGTGGCTGTCCCATCGATGGAGGCGTTTGGACGCGACCAACAACGATTTGCgacattttcaacattttccgcACCAATTCAGAGGAGACACGTTGGCATGAAGCAGCAAGCAACCTGCATGTACACCGCGACACCCTTCGAGGATCAGATGAACCCTGAAGCAATCATTCAGAATGGCTGGAGCTTCGATATTAACTCATCGAACCCGCTAGATCAGAGTCCTGGTGACTCGAAGCTGAAGGATGGCGAGGAGAAGCCCAAGCACTTTTTCGCTCCGCTGCCTTCGAAGATGAAGAGGCAGACTGCTGAGGACTCCTCGCCAACGATTAGTCATTTTGGGACTGGAAGCAGTTCCAACAGCGGCAAGACTGAGTCCACAGTGGTGTCTAAAAGTCAGCTGATGTTTCAGAAGGGATCAGCTGATGTCTACGTGAATGGAGCTGTTGCTTGCGAAGACGGTGTGTTCAGACATAAAACTGAACAGAGGACGTTCCTCAGTACAGACAATTTATTGGTAACAGAGGATAGATCGAACTCTGTCAACCAACTGACAAAGTCTATGTCCTGCCAAGATCTGTCCAGCGAATCCCAATCTGCTTCGATCAGTACTGAGGCTAGACCCCAGATCATGACCCAGAGCGACAACACCTTGGACAATATATCAGATTCGAAACCGTACAGGTCTCACATAAGCGTGACTCTAAAGAGGCCATCCAGAAAGCAACCAGTTAGCCCAAGTACACCAGAGGTCCCCAAACTACCTGCCATGGACTATCGAGTGTTCAACAACCCATTTCTACGGACATTCGACCCAACTTCCAGTTACCGGGACCAGAACAATGTGACGAGACCTCTATCAGTCCAGGTGAACGACGACAATCCTCGTTTCTTCCGATCTCAGACCGCCTTTCATCAAAGAGGACAATTAGGAGGTGCAGACGTACAACACAGGTACAGACCTGTCCAAGCTGAACAGAACCGTCTTCTGATCCCCTCGAACCAGCTGCTAAACGGAAAACTGGTGCCTCCAGCCCCCAAACACGAGATCCAAGTGACCTCCTTCGAGAAGCCCAGCCCACACACCCTGATAGGACCGTCTACCTCGTACGAATTATCCAATTTACGGAGGATGACCCCTAATCCTTACTTGCAGAACCAGAACCTGTACCAGAACGTGCCGTTCATGTCTAGAACTGGTTTGTACCCGCAAAGAGGGATGATGTACTATGACAACTCAGCGCTGAAGGTCCCCGTTCAGACGCAGACGTCCATCGACGGGGATTCCCATCACGAAGACGAGCCGACATACTCGCACGAGGAAAGTGTACCTAGCACACCAAGCGGTCAGCGCAGGAAGAGGATCATCAAGAAAGAAAAAGGACCAGCAAAGAATAATCTTTCTCCATTGGCGCAGAGGAGGAACCTGAAGAAGCAGATCAGCGTGGCATCGTCGGAGATCCCAGAGTCTCCCGGGAAGAGACAGAGATCCAGAAGGCTCAGCATCACCACGACCACCACATCCGAAGGCCAGGAAGATAAGCATGAAAGCAGATCCTCTTCTTCTGGTCAGGACTCGCCGAAGAAGGATCAGACCAGGAGAGTATCGTTGTACTTCAATACCAAGAAGAGACCGTCCCTAGCGTCCGTGAAGACCACCAGGAGCGGGAGTGTGGACATCTTGAAGGACAAGGATGGGATGTTGAACTCGGAAAGGGAGAGGACCACTTCGACCAGCAGCAGCAGAGACACTCCTTCGAAATCGAGGAAGGCTAGCACCAGCAGCGGCAGCGTACCCTGGTGCGCTTGCTGGGGTAATGGCTGCATCTAG
- the LOC143215767 gene encoding uncharacterized protein LOC143215767 isoform X1: protein MMAGTGVSVGGAGMLRARRRDVSVKPNRKLDRKSSRGMIYENEELRLRTIHINAEVEQGQNDIKKLRKENEQLRREIWSLRDEYDKLEEILKRQKSREESEEYEIRSDEDDGPQSDYSLEEEEEEEEEEEDEEFDEDKTTQLPGKDLNKAEQLENAENQKISSEKMTSSLHRLHVDFDDLSVVEEEEELKKEKDKVSSEDGQLSKEEKSPFPILKPRHLHENIPFYPATYEPPDLSTSSYYAECPFKFPSTMNLMMTPGMQEMVPSRLQAEPLSTLDQVNDQMVHAPPAGWQSNLTVTQKQMTPFGTVDVAVPSMEAFGRDQQRFATFSTFSAPIQRRHVGMKQQATCMYTATPFEDQMNPEAIIQNGWSFDINSSNPLDQSPGDSKLKDGEEKPKHFFAPLPSKMKRQTAEDSSPTISHFGTGSSSNSGKTESTVVSKSQLMFQKGSADVYVNGAVACEDGVFRHKTEQRTFLSTDNLLVTEDRSNSVNQLTKSMSCQDLSSESQSASISTEARPQIMTQSDNTLDNISDSKPYRSHISVTLKRPSRKQPVSPSTPEVPKLPAMDYRVFNNPFLRTFDPTSSYRDQNNVTRPLSVQVNDDNPRFFRSQTAFHQRGQLGGADVQHRYRPVQAEQNRLLIPSNQLLNGKLVPPAPKHEIQVTSFEKPSPHTLIGPSTSYELSNLRRMTPNPYLQNQNLYQNVPFMSRTGLYPQRGMMYYDNSALKVPVQTQTSIDGDSHHEDEPTYSHEESVPSTPSGQRRKRIIKKEKGPAKNNLSPLAQRRNLKKQISVASSEIPESPGKRQRSRRLSITTTTTSEGQEDKHESRSSSSGQDSPKKDQTRRVSLYFNTKKRPSLASVKTTRSGSVDILKDKDGMLNSERERTTSTSSSRDTPSKSRKASTSSGSVPWCACWGNGCI from the exons GTCAGAACGACATCAAGAAGCTGCGCAAGGAGAACGAGCAACTGCGTAGGGAGATATGGAGCCTTCGGGACGAGTACGACAAACTCGAGGAGATCCTGAAGAGGCAGAAGAGTCGCGAGGAGAGCGAAGAATACGAG ATTCGTTCCGACGAGGATGACGGCCCGCAGTCCGACTATTCCctcgaggaggaggaagaggaggaggaggaggaggaggacgaggagtTCGACGAGGACAAAACCACTCAGCTCCCCGGCAAGGATCTCAATAAAGCTGAACAGCTAGAGAACGCGGAGAACCAGAAAATCTCCTCGGAAAAGATGACCAGCAGCCTGCACCGGCTTCACGTGGACTTCGACGACCTGTCGGTGgtcgaagaggaggaagaattGAAGAAGGAGAAGGACAAAGTGTCTTCGGAGGACGGCCAGCTGTCGAAAGAGGAGAAGAGCCCGTTCCCGATCCTCAAGCCGAGGCATCTACACGAGAATATCCCGTTTTATCCTGCCACGTACGAGCCGCCAGACCTAAGTACCTCCAGCTACTACGCCGAGTGTCCTTTCAAGTTCCCGAGCACCATGAATCTGATGATGACTCCAGGCATGCAGGAGATGGTGCCTTCGCGGTTGCAGGCTGAGCCGTTGTCTACTTTGGACCAAGTGAACGATCAGATGGTGCACGCGCCGCCCGCAGGCTGGCAGAGCAACCTAACAGTTACTCAGAAGCAGATGACACCATTCGGGACGGTTGATGTGGCTGTCCCATCGATGGAGGCGTTTGGACGCGACCAACAACGATTTGCgacattttcaacattttccgcACCAATTCAGAGGAGACACGTTGGCATGAAGCAGCAAGCAACCTGCATGTACACCGCGACACCCTTCGAGGATCAGATGAACCCTGAAGCAATCATTCAGAATGGCTGGAGCTTCGATATTAACTCATCGAACCCGCTAGATCAGAGTCCTGGTGACTCGAAGCTGAAGGATGGCGAGGAGAAGCCCAAGCACTTTTTCGCTCCGCTGCCTTCGAAGATGAAGAGGCAGACTGCTGAGGACTCCTCGCCAACGATTAGTCATTTTGGGACTGGAAGCAGTTCCAACAGCGGCAAGACTGAGTCCACAGTGGTGTCTAAAAGTCAGCTGATGTTTCAGAAGGGATCAGCTGATGTCTACGTGAATGGAGCTGTTGCTTGCGAAGACGGTGTGTTCAGACATAAAACTGAACAGAGGACGTTCCTCAGTACAGACAATTTATTGGTAACAGAGGATAGATCGAACTCTGTCAACCAACTGACAAAGTCTATGTCCTGCCAAGATCTGTCCAGCGAATCCCAATCTGCTTCGATCAGTACTGAGGCTAGACCCCAGATCATGACCCAGAGCGACAACACCTTGGACAATATATCAGATTCGAAACCGTACAGGTCTCACATAAGCGTGACTCTAAAGAGGCCATCCAGAAAGCAACCAGTTAGCCCAAGTACACCAGAGGTCCCCAAACTACCTGCCATGGACTATCGAGTGTTCAACAACCCATTTCTACGGACATTCGACCCAACTTCCAGTTACCGGGACCAGAACAATGTGACGAGACCTCTATCAGTCCAGGTGAACGACGACAATCCTCGTTTCTTCCGATCTCAGACCGCCTTTCATCAAAGAGGACAATTAGGAGGTGCAGACGTACAACACAGGTACAGACCTGTCCAAGCTGAACAGAACCGTCTTCTGATCCCCTCGAACCAGCTGCTAAACGGAAAACTGGTGCCTCCAGCCCCCAAACACGAGATCCAAGTGACCTCCTTCGAGAAGCCCAGCCCACACACCCTGATAGGACCGTCTACCTCGTACGAATTATCCAATTTACGGAGGATGACCCCTAATCCTTACTTGCAGAACCAGAACCTGTACCAGAACGTGCCGTTCATGTCTAGAACTGGTTTGTACCCGCAAAGAGGGATGATGTACTATGACAACTCAGCGCTGAAGGTCCCCGTTCAGACGCAGACGTCCATCGACGGGGATTCCCATCACGAAGACGAGCCGACATACTCGCACGAGGAAAGTGTACCTAGCACACCAAGCGGTCAGCGCAGGAAGAGGATCATCAAGAAAGAAAAAGGACCAGCAAAGAATAATCTTTCTCCATTGGCGCAGAGGAGGAACCTGAAGAAGCAGATCAGCGTGGCATCGTCGGAGATCCCAGAGTCTCCCGGGAAGAGACAGAGATCCAGAAGGCTCAGCATCACCACGACCACCACATCCGAAGGCCAGGAAGATAAGCATGAAAGCAGATCCTCTTCTTCTGGTCAGGACTCGCCGAAGAAGGATCAGACCAGGAGAGTATCGTTGTACTTCAATACCAAGAAGAGACCGTCCCTAGCGTCCGTGAAGACCACCAGGAGCGGGAGTGTGGACATCTTGAAGGACAAGGATGGGATGTTGAACTCGGAAAGGGAGAGGACCACTTCGACCAGCAGCAGCAGAGACACTCCTTCGAAATCGAGGAAGGCTAGCACCAGCAGCGGCAGCGTACCCTGGTGCGCTTGCTGGGGTAATGGCTGCATCTAG
- the LOC143215767 gene encoding uncharacterized protein LOC143215767 isoform X3: MQDSQNDIKKLRKENEQLRREIWSLRDEYDKLEEILKRQKSREESEEYEIRSDEDDGPQSDYSLEEEEEEEEEEEDEEFDEDKTTQLPGKDLNKAEQLENAENQKISSEKMTSSLHRLHVDFDDLSVVEEEEELKKEKDKVSSEDGQLSKEEKSPFPILKPRHLHENIPFYPATYEPPDLSTSSYYAECPFKFPSTMNLMMTPGMQEMVPSRLQAEPLSTLDQVNDQMVHAPPAGWQSNLTVTQKQMTPFGTVDVAVPSMEAFGRDQQRFATFSTFSAPIQRRHVGMKQQATCMYTATPFEDQMNPEAIIQNGWSFDINSSNPLDQSPGDSKLKDGEEKPKHFFAPLPSKMKRQTAEDSSPTISHFGTGSSSNSGKTESTVVSKSQLMFQKGSADVYVNGAVACEDGVFRHKTEQRTFLSTDNLLVTEDRSNSVNQLTKSMSCQDLSSESQSASISTEARPQIMTQSDNTLDNISDSKPYRSHISVTLKRPSRKQPVSPSTPEVPKLPAMDYRVFNNPFLRTFDPTSSYRDQNNVTRPLSVQVNDDNPRFFRSQTAFHQRGQLGGADVQHRYRPVQAEQNRLLIPSNQLLNGKLVPPAPKHEIQVTSFEKPSPHTLIGPSTSYELSNLRRMTPNPYLQNQNLYQNVPFMSRTGLYPQRGMMYYDNSALKVPVQTQTSIDGDSHHEDEPTYSHEESVPSTPSGQRRKRIIKKEKGPAKNNLSPLAQRRNLKKQISVASSEIPESPGKRQRSRRLSITTTTTSEGQEDKHESRSSSSGQDSPKKDQTRRVSLYFNTKKRPSLASVKTTRSGSVDILKDKDGMLNSERERTTSTSSSRDTPSKSRKASTSSGSVPWCACWGNGCI; this comes from the exons ATGCAGGACA GTCAGAACGACATCAAGAAGCTGCGCAAGGAGAACGAGCAACTGCGTAGGGAGATATGGAGCCTTCGGGACGAGTACGACAAACTCGAGGAGATCCTGAAGAGGCAGAAGAGTCGCGAGGAGAGCGAAGAATACGAG ATTCGTTCCGACGAGGATGACGGCCCGCAGTCCGACTATTCCctcgaggaggaggaagaggaggaggaggaggaggaggacgaggagtTCGACGAGGACAAAACCACTCAGCTCCCCGGCAAGGATCTCAATAAAGCTGAACAGCTAGAGAACGCGGAGAACCAGAAAATCTCCTCGGAAAAGATGACCAGCAGCCTGCACCGGCTTCACGTGGACTTCGACGACCTGTCGGTGgtcgaagaggaggaagaattGAAGAAGGAGAAGGACAAAGTGTCTTCGGAGGACGGCCAGCTGTCGAAAGAGGAGAAGAGCCCGTTCCCGATCCTCAAGCCGAGGCATCTACACGAGAATATCCCGTTTTATCCTGCCACGTACGAGCCGCCAGACCTAAGTACCTCCAGCTACTACGCCGAGTGTCCTTTCAAGTTCCCGAGCACCATGAATCTGATGATGACTCCAGGCATGCAGGAGATGGTGCCTTCGCGGTTGCAGGCTGAGCCGTTGTCTACTTTGGACCAAGTGAACGATCAGATGGTGCACGCGCCGCCCGCAGGCTGGCAGAGCAACCTAACAGTTACTCAGAAGCAGATGACACCATTCGGGACGGTTGATGTGGCTGTCCCATCGATGGAGGCGTTTGGACGCGACCAACAACGATTTGCgacattttcaacattttccgcACCAATTCAGAGGAGACACGTTGGCATGAAGCAGCAAGCAACCTGCATGTACACCGCGACACCCTTCGAGGATCAGATGAACCCTGAAGCAATCATTCAGAATGGCTGGAGCTTCGATATTAACTCATCGAACCCGCTAGATCAGAGTCCTGGTGACTCGAAGCTGAAGGATGGCGAGGAGAAGCCCAAGCACTTTTTCGCTCCGCTGCCTTCGAAGATGAAGAGGCAGACTGCTGAGGACTCCTCGCCAACGATTAGTCATTTTGGGACTGGAAGCAGTTCCAACAGCGGCAAGACTGAGTCCACAGTGGTGTCTAAAAGTCAGCTGATGTTTCAGAAGGGATCAGCTGATGTCTACGTGAATGGAGCTGTTGCTTGCGAAGACGGTGTGTTCAGACATAAAACTGAACAGAGGACGTTCCTCAGTACAGACAATTTATTGGTAACAGAGGATAGATCGAACTCTGTCAACCAACTGACAAAGTCTATGTCCTGCCAAGATCTGTCCAGCGAATCCCAATCTGCTTCGATCAGTACTGAGGCTAGACCCCAGATCATGACCCAGAGCGACAACACCTTGGACAATATATCAGATTCGAAACCGTACAGGTCTCACATAAGCGTGACTCTAAAGAGGCCATCCAGAAAGCAACCAGTTAGCCCAAGTACACCAGAGGTCCCCAAACTACCTGCCATGGACTATCGAGTGTTCAACAACCCATTTCTACGGACATTCGACCCAACTTCCAGTTACCGGGACCAGAACAATGTGACGAGACCTCTATCAGTCCAGGTGAACGACGACAATCCTCGTTTCTTCCGATCTCAGACCGCCTTTCATCAAAGAGGACAATTAGGAGGTGCAGACGTACAACACAGGTACAGACCTGTCCAAGCTGAACAGAACCGTCTTCTGATCCCCTCGAACCAGCTGCTAAACGGAAAACTGGTGCCTCCAGCCCCCAAACACGAGATCCAAGTGACCTCCTTCGAGAAGCCCAGCCCACACACCCTGATAGGACCGTCTACCTCGTACGAATTATCCAATTTACGGAGGATGACCCCTAATCCTTACTTGCAGAACCAGAACCTGTACCAGAACGTGCCGTTCATGTCTAGAACTGGTTTGTACCCGCAAAGAGGGATGATGTACTATGACAACTCAGCGCTGAAGGTCCCCGTTCAGACGCAGACGTCCATCGACGGGGATTCCCATCACGAAGACGAGCCGACATACTCGCACGAGGAAAGTGTACCTAGCACACCAAGCGGTCAGCGCAGGAAGAGGATCATCAAGAAAGAAAAAGGACCAGCAAAGAATAATCTTTCTCCATTGGCGCAGAGGAGGAACCTGAAGAAGCAGATCAGCGTGGCATCGTCGGAGATCCCAGAGTCTCCCGGGAAGAGACAGAGATCCAGAAGGCTCAGCATCACCACGACCACCACATCCGAAGGCCAGGAAGATAAGCATGAAAGCAGATCCTCTTCTTCTGGTCAGGACTCGCCGAAGAAGGATCAGACCAGGAGAGTATCGTTGTACTTCAATACCAAGAAGAGACCGTCCCTAGCGTCCGTGAAGACCACCAGGAGCGGGAGTGTGGACATCTTGAAGGACAAGGATGGGATGTTGAACTCGGAAAGGGAGAGGACCACTTCGACCAGCAGCAGCAGAGACACTCCTTCGAAATCGAGGAAGGCTAGCACCAGCAGCGGCAGCGTACCCTGGTGCGCTTGCTGGGGTAATGGCTGCATCTAG